In Campylobacter showae CSUNSWCD, one genomic interval encodes:
- a CDS encoding saccharopine dehydrogenase family protein has product MSNILIIGAGGVSQVATVKCAMNSDVFTNITLASRTKSKCDAIAKFIKDRLGVQINTAQIDADDTAAVVELIKQTKADLLLNVALPYQDLTLMDACVKAGIPYIDTANYEHPDTAKFEYKLQWAKDSDFKNAGTMALLGSGFDPGVTNVFCAYAQQNLFDEIHEIDILDCNAGDHGYPFATNFNPEINLREVSANGRYWEAGKWIETKPMQIMFKWDYPKVGVKDSYLLYHEELESLVKNIKGLKRIRFFMTFGQSYLTHMKCLENVGMLRIDEVEHNGMKIVPIQFLKTLLPDPASLGPRTKGKTNIGCVIRGLKDGKERQVYIYNVCDHEACYAETGAQAVSYTTGVPAMIGSLMVTKGIWSGKGVFNMENFDAKPFMDELNKQGLPWEMIEMKPGERYEV; this is encoded by the coding sequence ATGTCAAATATCTTAATCATCGGAGCAGGTGGCGTTAGCCAAGTCGCAACCGTAAAATGTGCGATGAACTCGGACGTTTTTACAAATATCACCCTAGCAAGCCGCACAAAAAGCAAGTGCGATGCGATCGCTAAATTTATAAAAGATCGCCTTGGCGTGCAGATAAACACCGCGCAGATCGACGCTGACGACACAGCAGCTGTGGTAGAGCTTATCAAGCAAACAAAGGCTGATTTACTTCTAAACGTCGCGCTGCCATATCAAGACCTAACGCTCATGGACGCTTGCGTAAAGGCTGGCATACCTTACATCGACACCGCAAACTACGAGCACCCAGACACTGCTAAATTTGAGTATAAGCTTCAGTGGGCGAAGGATAGTGACTTTAAAAACGCTGGTACCATGGCGCTTCTTGGCTCTGGCTTTGACCCAGGCGTGACAAACGTATTTTGCGCCTATGCACAGCAAAATTTATTTGACGAGATCCACGAGATCGACATCCTTGACTGCAACGCAGGCGATCACGGATATCCGTTTGCAACAAATTTTAACCCAGAGATAAATTTACGAGAAGTTAGCGCAAATGGCCGCTACTGGGAGGCTGGAAAATGGATCGAGACAAAGCCTATGCAGATCATGTTTAAGTGGGACTACCCAAAAGTAGGCGTCAAGGATAGCTATCTGCTCTACCACGAGGAGCTTGAAAGCTTAGTAAAAAACATCAAAGGGCTAAAGAGAATTCGCTTTTTCATGACTTTTGGACAAAGCTACCTAACCCACATGAAGTGCCTAGAAAACGTGGGAATGCTACGCATAGACGAGGTCGAGCATAACGGCATGAAAATAGTGCCGATCCAGTTTTTAAAGACGCTTCTGCCTGACCCTGCGAGCCTTGGCCCGCGCACAAAAGGCAAAACAAACATCGGCTGCGTTATCCGCGGTCTAAAAGATGGCAAAGAGCGCCAAGTCTATATCTACAACGTCTGCGACCACGAGGCTTGCTACGCTGAGACAGGCGCGCAGGCTGTTAGCTACACCACAGGCGTGCCAGCAATGATAGGCTCGCTAATGGTCACAAAAGGCATCTGGAGCGGCAAAGGCGTCTTTAATATGGAAAATTTTGACGCAAAACCTTTCATGGATGAGCTAAATAAGCAGGGGTTGCCGTGGGAGATGATAGAGATGAAGCCAGGAGAGAGATACGAAGTTTAA
- a CDS encoding tetratricopeptide repeat protein, protein MLLVVTIARNFKEIYASNFNFFASGLAVWDELRGGDAAYERSLKILQKGLGKEYKGLAKPYHGVASAQSTLGRYDDAIANFGSAIRCYELGGEKMQKDLMSCYAGIGDTLYKTGDFEGAYVKHAVAFRICEEVFGADSVNLLRAKYYALMAGDLAGLGNKKEALQNCEKALKIANKILEKSSDKHAKSLKAEVEAKIKEL, encoded by the coding sequence TTGCTTTTAGTAGTTACAATAGCGCGAAATTTTAAGGAAATTTATGCGTCAAATTTTAATTTTTTTGCTTCCGGTTTGGCTGTTTGGGATGAGCTGCGAGGAGGCGATGCAGCTTACGAACGGTCACTAAAAATTTTGCAAAAAGGGCTCGGCAAAGAGTACAAAGGACTAGCAAAGCCCTATCATGGCGTGGCTAGCGCGCAGTCAACACTTGGGAGATACGATGATGCGATAGCGAATTTCGGCTCGGCGATCAGATGCTACGAGCTTGGCGGCGAGAAGATGCAAAAAGATCTGATGAGCTGCTACGCGGGGATCGGCGATACGCTTTATAAAACGGGCGATTTTGAGGGCGCATACGTAAAACACGCCGTTGCGTTTAGGATTTGCGAAGAGGTTTTTGGCGCTGATAGCGTAAATTTGCTGCGAGCGAAGTATTATGCGCTGATGGCTGGCGATCTAGCAGGGCTTGGCAATAAAAAAGAGGCGCTGCAAAACTGCGAAAAAGCTCTTAAAATCGCGAATAAAATTTTAGAAAAAAGTAGCGATAAACACGCAAAAAGCCTAAAAGCAGAGGTGGAAGCAAAGATAAAAGAGCTGTAA
- the hutX gene encoding heme utilization cystosolic carrier protein HutX, which yields MSDLKKQIDELFQDKKMSVYDAAKQLNVREYEILQYRGDDEFKEVGAENLMKIFEEVSTWGEMLFIKNTPEFIIEIKVSVPMPKKARGFLNFTDKTGFLGGHLKEESIASIGFVSTKFMGFLGHSLHFYDADHNVIFKLFVNRNEKMKLDEAQEQKFLALKNSF from the coding sequence ATGAGCGATCTAAAAAAACAAATAGACGAGCTTTTCCAGGATAAAAAGATGTCCGTTTACGATGCGGCCAAACAGCTAAACGTACGCGAATACGAAATCCTGCAATACCGTGGCGATGACGAATTTAAGGAAGTCGGCGCAGAAAATTTGATGAAAATTTTTGAAGAAGTCAGTACTTGGGGCGAGATGCTTTTCATCAAAAATACGCCTGAATTTATCATCGAGATCAAAGTGAGCGTACCTATGCCTAAAAAAGCGAGAGGATTTTTAAATTTCACCGATAAAACAGGCTTTTTGGGCGGCCACCTAAAAGAAGAATCAATCGCAAGCATCGGCTTTGTAAGCACTAAATTTATGGGATTTCTCGGGCACAGCCTGCACTTTTACGACGCGGATCACAACGTGATCTTTAAGCTTTTCGTAAATCGCAACGAAAAAATGAAACTAGACGAAGCGCAAGAGCAAAAATTCCTAGCGCTAAAAAACAGCTTTTGA
- a CDS encoding MFS transporter has protein sequence MVKSALPLSFIIGSRFFGLFIILPVISVYALELEGATEFLVGVLIGVYAMSQITFQVVFGYVSDRFGRKNSMLIGLLVFIVGAAICAVATDIYTMIFGRFIQGAGAIGAVAIALMSDITKEEVRGHAMAMMGAFIGISFTLSMILSPILSAKYGLSSLFYLSIAVTVVCIVLLYTAVGEEPKFTHSQAKTPAVKLLSNRNLLLMNISNFMQKMLMSAAFIVIPIAIVKYFGMDKKDLSGIYSVATVFGFIAMGIGGAIGETKRITKQILVIGVSLFVVCYGLFALSLGHKPLFYAGVIIFFIGFNLHEPILQSMASKFSKVSQKGAVLGIFNAFGYMGSFIGGIGGGTLLKFYGLSALSAVVTVLCVVWLIALKWLDNPNIFKNIYLPSDTDADLAEIEKQKGVVECYKNAQNLVVKYNSKLTNEAEIKRILGV, from the coding sequence ATAGTAAAAAGCGCTTTACCTTTATCTTTTATCATCGGCAGCAGGTTTTTCGGACTATTTATCATTTTGCCCGTTATCAGCGTCTACGCGCTCGAGCTCGAGGGGGCGACCGAGTTTTTAGTCGGCGTTCTCATCGGCGTTTACGCGATGTCGCAGATCACGTTTCAGGTGGTTTTTGGCTACGTCTCGGACCGCTTCGGGCGCAAAAACTCGATGCTAATAGGCCTGCTCGTCTTTATCGTTGGAGCTGCGATCTGCGCGGTGGCGACTGATATCTACACGATGATTTTTGGTAGATTTATCCAGGGTGCGGGCGCGATAGGAGCCGTGGCGATCGCGCTGATGAGCGATATAACCAAAGAGGAGGTGCGCGGGCATGCGATGGCGATGATGGGCGCGTTTATCGGCATTAGCTTTACGCTTTCTATGATACTTTCGCCGATACTTAGCGCCAAATACGGCCTTTCAAGCCTCTTTTACCTCTCGATCGCGGTTACGGTCGTTTGTATCGTGCTTTTATACACGGCCGTGGGCGAGGAGCCTAAATTTACGCACTCGCAGGCCAAAACGCCGGCCGTAAAGCTACTCTCAAACAGAAATTTACTACTCATGAACATCAGCAACTTCATGCAAAAAATGCTGATGTCGGCGGCCTTTATCGTGATTCCGATCGCTATAGTGAAGTATTTTGGCATGGACAAAAAGGACCTCAGCGGCATCTACTCGGTTGCGACGGTGTTTGGCTTTATCGCGATGGGTATCGGCGGTGCGATCGGCGAAACAAAGCGCATCACAAAGCAAATTTTAGTCATCGGCGTATCGCTTTTCGTCGTTTGCTACGGACTTTTCGCGCTCTCGCTCGGACACAAGCCGCTGTTTTACGCGGGCGTGATTATATTTTTTATTGGCTTTAACCTACACGAACCGATCCTGCAATCAATGGCGTCCAAATTTAGCAAAGTAAGCCAAAAAGGCGCGGTTTTAGGCATCTTTAACGCATTTGGCTACATGGGAAGCTTCATCGGCGGTATCGGCGGCGGTACTTTGCTTAAATTTTACGGTCTTAGCGCGCTTTCCGCCGTCGTGACGGTGCTTTGCGTCGTATGGCTGATCGCGCTAAAATGGCTAGATAATCCAAATATCTTTAAAAATATCTATCTGCCGTCTGACACGGACGCCGATCTAGCCGAGATCGAAAAGCAAAAAGGCGTCGTAGAGTGCTATAAAAACGCGCAAAATCTCGTCGTAAAATACAACTCCAAGCTAACAAACGAAGCGGAGATAAAGCGAATTTTAGGCGTTTAG
- a CDS encoding HEAT repeat domain-containing protein, whose translation MSNLADEISKELKQQGISHENLTRADFEKIYLNLGKENFPDNKRIEFIANLGDSDEVAYHYELICKQWREDKRLNLESSFDKHGGDGIEFLLEQLTKTADQNLKISTIYLAAQILSRSKHRDFYAPFCDRLIPQILSFMNADNILRQKLIIALGWIGRQEEIDILTGEMLSNKDSLCRAWSAASLMQMSFHRVKQEILRIKTKTAFIQSISAEKDLYACGIMVEAAQILFGKKWISSTSVENKNEEKIEKARKSAIRFLSKS comes from the coding sequence ATGTCAAATTTAGCCGACGAAATTTCAAAAGAGCTTAAGCAGCAGGGAATAAGCCATGAAAATCTTACAAGAGCGGATTTTGAAAAAATCTACTTAAATTTAGGAAAAGAAAATTTCCCAGACAATAAAAGGATCGAATTTATTGCAAATTTAGGCGACAGCGACGAGGTAGCCTACCACTATGAGCTCATCTGCAAGCAGTGGCGAGAAGATAAGAGGCTAAATTTAGAAAGCAGCTTTGATAAGCATGGAGGAGATGGGATAGAGTTTTTACTTGAGCAGCTAACCAAAACAGCCGATCAAAATCTAAAAATTTCAACTATCTATCTTGCGGCGCAGATCCTTTCTAGATCCAAGCATAGAGATTTTTACGCACCGTTTTGCGACCGCCTTATCCCGCAGATCCTCTCTTTTATGAACGCCGATAATATACTTCGCCAAAAGCTCATAATAGCCTTAGGCTGGATAGGCAGACAAGAGGAGATAGATATCTTGACGGGAGAGATGCTAAGCAACAAAGATAGCCTTTGTAGGGCATGGTCGGCAGCGAGCCTCATGCAAATGTCCTTTCACCGAGTCAAACAAGAGATATTACGCATCAAAACAAAAACCGCATTTATTCAAAGCATTTCAGCCGAAAAAGATCTGTACGCTTGCGGGATCATGGTAGAAGCAGCCCAAATTTTATTTGGTAAAAAATGGATATCATCTACCTCAGTTGAAAACAAAAATGAAGAAAAAATAGAAAAAGCTAGGAAATCAGCTATAAGATTTTTAAGCAAGAGCTAA
- a CDS encoding HAD-IB family hydrolase produces MNLVLFDFDGTITRDDSLLEFIAYVVGFKKFFRGIFWLSPVLIGYKLKICSNNYARRRLMTYFFAGMSADKFAQICKKYSNTHIEDIVKFSAMAKIAEYKANGDKVVIVTASLEDWLAPWCRAQGLELLGTRIKKKGGVITGEIDGANCYGAEKVRRVREAYDTDAFDRVIAYGDSRGDKEMLEFADEAHYRVFD; encoded by the coding sequence ATGAATCTGGTTTTATTCGACTTTGACGGGACGATCACGCGCGACGACTCGCTGCTGGAGTTTATCGCCTACGTCGTGGGATTTAAGAAATTTTTTCGGGGTATTTTTTGGCTTTCGCCCGTTTTGATCGGCTATAAGCTAAAAATTTGCAGCAACAACTACGCTCGCAGGCGGCTGATGACGTACTTTTTCGCGGGGATGAGCGCGGATAAATTTGCTCAAATTTGCAAAAAATACTCAAACACGCACATCGAAGATATCGTGAAATTTTCCGCGATGGCAAAGATCGCCGAGTATAAGGCAAACGGCGACAAAGTCGTGATCGTGACGGCGTCGCTCGAGGACTGGCTAGCTCCGTGGTGCAGGGCGCAGGGGCTTGAGCTACTGGGCACTCGTATCAAGAAAAAGGGCGGCGTGATAACGGGCGAGATCGACGGTGCCAACTGTTATGGCGCTGAGAAGGTGCGCCGCGTGCGCGAGGCGTACGACACGGATGCCTTTGATCGCGTGATCGCATACGGCGACAGCAGGGGCGATAAGGAGATGCTGGAGTTTGCCGACGAGGCGCATTATAGGGTGTTTGATTGA
- a CDS encoding NAD(P)/FAD-dependent oxidoreductase — MAKICKIYDVLIIGAGAAGLFLAANLRGKSVAILEKNATSGKKILASGGGRCNVTNRRIDASNYLGDAGFVKNILKNLDFKDVLKFFGELKFNEQKQSQFFCESGAKDVLSVLLKRARQSGAQIFCGVCVKSARKILADENGGILDVSPAQNRDENLTDFEMKFDQNEQNLNEIFEVVAENGDKFYAKNLVVASGGLSYKSLGASDIGYKIAQSFGTSVTTPAPALVGFTVQKDEFWFKNLSGVCFPAEISVACSSKNAVNRELKTPRKFAGDILFTHKGISGPAVLNASLFWQKGLITINFCPNFSIETAQKSKKQLSTVLPLPRRFTLEFLRAAGLSDKPYGEYKADETTKILRLFAYEFAPAGTFGFERAEVTKGGVDTDALEADCGVNGVRGLYFIGEVLNVTGMLGGYNLHFAFACAANLAKRLNAK; from the coding sequence ATGGCTAAAATTTGCAAAATTTACGACGTTTTGATAATCGGAGCTGGCGCGGCGGGGCTATTTTTGGCGGCGAATTTACGCGGTAAAAGCGTCGCCATACTCGAAAAAAACGCAACTTCCGGCAAGAAAATCCTAGCTAGTGGCGGCGGCAGGTGTAACGTCACAAACCGCCGTATCGACGCGTCAAACTATCTAGGCGACGCTGGTTTCGTCAAAAATATCCTAAAAAACCTAGACTTCAAAGACGTTTTAAAATTTTTTGGCGAGCTAAAATTTAACGAGCAAAAGCAAAGCCAATTTTTCTGCGAAAGCGGCGCAAAAGACGTTTTGAGCGTACTTTTAAAACGCGCTAGACAAAGCGGAGCACAAATATTTTGCGGAGTTTGCGTAAAAAGCGCGAGGAAAATTTTGGCTGATGAAAACGGCGGAATTTTAGACGTTTCTCCCGCGCAAAATCGCGATGAAAATTTGACAGATTTTGAGATGAAATTTGATCAAAACGAGCAAAATTTAAACGAAATTTTTGAAGTTGTTGCCGAAAACGGCGATAAATTTTACGCCAAAAACCTTGTCGTAGCTAGCGGCGGACTAAGCTACAAAAGCCTGGGCGCCAGCGACATCGGCTACAAAATAGCGCAGAGCTTTGGCACCAGCGTCACCACGCCAGCTCCGGCGCTCGTGGGATTTACCGTGCAAAAAGACGAGTTTTGGTTTAAAAATCTAAGCGGGGTTTGCTTTCCTGCCGAGATTAGCGTAGCTTGCTCGAGCAAAAACGCTGTAAATCGCGAACTAAAAACGCCGCGCAAATTTGCAGGCGACATACTTTTTACCCACAAAGGCATAAGCGGCCCGGCCGTGCTAAACGCTTCGCTTTTTTGGCAAAAGGGCTTGATCACGATAAATTTTTGCCCAAATTTCAGCATCGAAACCGCGCAAAAAAGCAAAAAACAGCTCAGCACCGTCCTGCCGCTGCCTAGACGATTTACGCTCGAGTTTTTGCGCGCGGCGGGGCTTAGTGACAAACCTTACGGCGAGTACAAAGCGGATGAAACGACGAAAATCTTGCGGCTATTTGCTTACGAATTTGCGCCTGCTGGCACATTTGGCTTCGAGCGAGCCGAAGTCACAAAAGGCGGCGTAGACACGGACGCGCTAGAGGCGGACTGCGGCGTAAATGGCGTGCGCGGGCTTTATTTCATCGGCGAGGTTTTAAACGTGACGGGGATGCTCGGCGGGTACAACCTGCATTTTGCGTTTGCGTGCGCGGCAAATTTGGCAAAGCGGTTAAATGCCAAGTAG
- a CDS encoding non-canonical purine NTP pyrophosphatase, translated as MKIVLATSNSDKVREIKNFLKDYEIYALREICEPFEIVEDGATFAANALIKARAVYAKLRELNLADEFIALSDDSGISVEALGGRPGIYSARFSDMNELGQITGKSATDASNRAKLISELKALNLTSSPAFYTACIAVSSNLGDFTAHGFMHGTAINEERGSNGFGYDSLFIPRGFTQTLGELDDATKLKISHRSKGLELIKYVLKSLERKFGR; from the coding sequence TTGAAAATAGTTTTAGCAACATCCAACTCCGACAAAGTGCGCGAAATAAAAAATTTTTTAAAAGATTACGAAATTTACGCACTGCGCGAAATTTGCGAGCCCTTTGAGATCGTCGAGGACGGCGCGACTTTCGCCGCAAATGCGCTAATCAAAGCTCGCGCGGTGTACGCTAAGCTACGCGAGCTAAATTTGGCAGACGAGTTTATCGCGCTAAGCGACGATAGCGGCATCAGCGTGGAGGCTCTTGGCGGTAGGCCAGGGATTTACTCCGCGAGATTTAGCGATATGAACGAGCTGGGGCAGATAACTGGCAAAAGTGCGACTGATGCTAGCAACCGCGCAAAGCTGATCTCGGAGCTAAAAGCGCTAAATTTAACCAGCTCGCCTGCGTTTTATACTGCTTGTATCGCGGTTAGCTCAAATTTGGGCGACTTTACGGCGCACGGCTTTATGCATGGCACTGCGATAAACGAGGAGCGCGGCAGCAACGGCTTTGGCTACGATAGCCTTTTTATCCCGCGCGGCTTTACGCAGACTCTGGGCGAGCTAGACGACGCTACAAAGCTAAAAATCTCTCACCGCTCAAAGGGACTTGAGCTCATAAAGTACGTGTTAAAGAGCCTTGAGAGAAAATTTGGGCGCTAA